One Dictyostelium discoideum AX4 chromosome 3 chromosome, whole genome shotgun sequence genomic region harbors:
- a CDS encoding pmp22 family protein, which produces MRKLWGLYLGLLDNHPLVTKSLSTGFLMGTGDILAQRLEHKFKDEKSQFKLDYKRVATMSTVGIFYSGPMLHYWYRSLDIMVKGEGRSVIIKKMLIDQLLFAPVAIGGFMTVTNFINNKGELKNLENFTKELFYAVKINWLIWPAAQIINFSLVPPNLRVLYSSIISIFWGMFLSHISFDKDHHIRNQNKEIN; this is translated from the exons ATGAGAAAACTTTGGGGATTATATTTGGGATTATTGGATAATCATCCTTTAGTTA caaaatcattatcaactgGATTTTTAATGGGAACAGGTGATATATTAGCACAAAGATTAGaacataaatttaaagatgaaaAGAGCCAATTTAAATTAGATTATAAAAGAGTTGCAACAATGTCAACAGTAGGTATATTTTATTCTGGACCAATGTTACATTATTGGTATAGATCATTAGATATTATGGTCAAAGGTGAAGGAAGATCagttataattaaaaagatgTTAATCGATCAATTACTTTTCGCACCAGTTGCAATTGGTGGTTTTATGACAGTTACCAATttcataaataataaaggtgaattaaagaatttagagAATTTCacaaaagaattattttatgctgttaaaattaattggcTTATATGGCCAGCTGctcaaataattaatttctcATTAGTACCACCTAATTTACGTGTATTATATAGTTCAATCATTAGTATATTTTGGGGAATGTTTTTATCTCATATCAGTTTTGATAAAGATCATCATATTCgtaatcaaaataaagaaattaattaa
- the rplP1 gene encoding 60S acidic ribosomal protein P1 gives MSEIKTEELACIYSGLLLQDDGIEITADKIKTLLEAANITVASHWPGLYARSLAKVNIPELLLNAGSSGAAGAAPVAAATSAAAPAAAAKKETKKEEVKKEESDDDMGMGLFD, from the exons ATGTCTGAAATCAAAACTGAAG aaCTCGCTTGCATCTACTCCGGTCTTTTATTACAAGATGACGGTATTGAAATCACCGCTGATAAAATCAAAACCTTATTAGAAGCTGCCAACATCACTGTTGCTTCTCACTGGCCAGGTCTCTATGCTCGTTCATTAGCCAAAGTTAACATTccagaattattattaaatgctGGTTCCTCAGGTGCCGCCGGTGCTGCCCCAGTTGCCGCTGCCACCAGCGCTGCTGCCCCAGCCGCCGCCGCCAAGAAAGAAACTAAAAAGGAAGAAGTTAAAAAGGAAGAATCCGATGACGATATGGGTATGGGTTTATTCGACTAA
- a CDS encoding hypothetical protein (Similar to Dictyostelium discoideum (Slime mold). hypothetical 127.0 kDa protein), which produces MYIYFFFAEYLPTELVGLVHGLDNNVVTLNVFNANYKLNEFIYSINENQLIKGFPFGFYSGYNSNFKICVSGFVNTIQNEQMVLQCKPVTSSTILSSTIPIISGDTTPPKLTNFTILQLSPLKYLLKLHIVSINELFQINSFTNSGSTEKIGLESFVSGNLFEGDYEIILSTRSLNKIQLIDRVRNKVEYNNFDIISLNPISKFTSPFISYKFNLNDFNDISFSINDLNLLNNTGDVPMSLMLLDPVSISINENIRYPINYNDDIESFECKFIIPSNNIFGEIPYVIFFSLTGKIYNSLLSSSAQLRVNETYLDNQGPLISLIIKKNNIDNISGSDFVGWTFRILDDYNGFESGFIKVMGSNDNSIYNFNLTLNDLLYGDKWNGTYKIDIPVDETCISQEFVIIHVTLLDANKIPSIYNIYSENQKSISNPFINFYNDGINVTRLPITCSSSYPTVTGKPVIIDLKLSTQTIDVGKLTDRSVTISATFNLTDENNFNYNLTPIFYLTSPTLDLIECDAPTYQIIAGGIRYICETEIPIGFGYPGPIFISIYGLRYKNGYFAGYPTSDLLLVGNNKHYLNTTFSLNNPIITSHDDVYSYGGKIWLYGIGFNQNQTVYINYLNGGFNSNIFEAIDSISTYSRAFTIAIKETEYPFIIKIISYEGVISNEYLINPILFIPPPPVETQTPLPTNSPQVCKGNPQCGGSKQGYCSSTGCICYSPWVGLSCQSKVVIVPPPKLNETKPSINITKPSNGSDDNLSFTALVSIVSLRELDFKNNVIKTYKFDKWIQTKLKDNRYQYIVNLETSFNNNTKLNCTTTVITEWFNSTTNITFANQNLIMNPSSLKYNINITTYPFENQLNTLQLIIQAKAISNEIDYNSCSSKDFGETVNDNSNYVQLKVNDNSLYGRFIKRAIVDGNLNSINNIILNGQSDDDDSTTYYSSESLIAISIPYYKNLIQLDPDFGILLDSDSANSICKENSENKLSTGAIIGIVLGCVGCAILITISIFLAKKYKYHLRNIKPLKLKKMKN; this is translated from the exons atgtatatatattttttctttGCAGAGTATTTACCAACTGAATTAGTAGGTTTAGTACATGGATTGGATAATAATGTTGTTAcattaaatgtttttaatgcaaattacaaattgaatgaatttatttattcaataaatgaaaatcaattaattaaaggaTTTCCATTTGGATTTTATTCGGGTTATAactcaaattttaaaatttgtgtTTCAGGCTTTGTTAATACAATTCAAAATGAACAAATGGTATTACAATGTAAACCAGTGACTTCATCAACTATTCTTTCCTCAACGATTCCAATAATTTCAG gtgATACCACTCCTCCAAAGTTAacaaattttacaattttacaattatcaccattaaagtatttattaaaacttcACATTGTTTcaataaatgaattatttcaaataaattcatttacaAACTCTGGTTCAACCGAAAAAATTGGATTAGAATCATTTGTAAGTGGTAATCTTTTTGAAGGTGATtatgaaataattttatcaaccAGATCActtaataaaattcaattaattgatagaGTTAGAAACAAAgttgaatataataattttgatattatttcattaaatccaatttcaaaatttactTCACCATTTATTTCATATa aatttaatttaaatgattttaatgatatttcattttcaattaatgatttaaatcttttaaataatactgG AGATGTACCAATGTCATTAATGTTATTAGATCcagtttcaatttcaattaatgaaaatattagatatccaattaattataatgatgatattgaatcatttgaatgcaaatttataataccatcaaataatatttttggtGAAATACCATAtgttatatttttttcattaaccGGAAAGATTTATAATAGTTTATTATCAAGTTCAGCACAACTTAGAGTAAATGAAACATATTTAGATAATCAAGGTCCGTTAATAagtttaattataaaaaaaaataatattgataatataagTGGGTCTGATTTTGTTGGTTGGACATTTAGAATTTTAGATGATTATAATGGATTTGAAAGTGGGTTTATTAAAGTAATGggttcaaatgataattcaatttataattttaatttaacattaaatgatttactATATGGTGATAAATGGAATGGTActtataaaattgatattcCAGTTGATGAAACATGTATTTCACAAGAATTTGTAATTATCCATGTTACTTTATTAGATGCCAATAAAATACcatcaatttataatatctATTCAGAGAAccaaaaatcaatttcaaatccatttattaatttttacaatGATGGTATTAATGTTACACGTTTACCAATTACATGTTCTTCAAGTTATCCAACAGTAACTGGTAAACCAGTGATAATAGATTTAAAACTTTCAACTCAAACTATTGATGTTGGTAAATTAACAGATAGATCAGTGACAATAAGTGCtacatttaatttaacagatgaaaataatttcaactaTAATTTAActccaattttttatttaacaaGTCCAACattagatttaattgaatgtgATGCACCAACTTATCAAATAATAGCAGGTGGTATTAGATATATATGTGAAACTGAAATTCCTATTGGTTTTGGGTACCCTGGTCcaatatttatttcaatttatgGTTTACGATATAAAAATGGTTACTTTGCTGGTTATCCAACATCtgatttattattggtaggaaataataaacactatttaaatacaacattttcattaaataatccaATCATTACTTCACATGATGATGTATATTCATATGGTGGTAAAATTTGGTTATATGGAATTGGTTTTAACCAAAATCAAACagtttatataaattatttaaatggtggatttaatagtaatatattCGAggcaattgattcaatttcaacataTTCAAGAGCATTTACAATAGCAATTAAAGAAACTGAATAtccatttattattaaaatcatttcatATGAAGGTGTTATatcaaatgaatatttaattaaccCAATTTTATtcataccaccaccaccagtgGAAACTCAAACTCCACTTCCAACAAATAGTCCTCAAGTATGTAAAGGTAATCCCCAATGTGGTGGTTCAAAACAAGGTTATTGCTCATCAACTGGTTGTATTTGTTATTCACCATGGGTTGGCTTATCATGTCAATCAAAGGTTGTAATTgtaccaccaccaaaattaaatgaaactaAACCATCAATAAATATAACCAAACCTTCAAATGGAAGTGACgataatttatcattcaCTGCACTAGTTTCAATTGTATCATTAAGAGaattagattttaaaaataatgtaattaaaacttataaatttgataaatggattcaaacaaaattaaaagataatcgATATCAGTATATAGTAAATTTAGAAAcctcttttaataataatacaaaactAAATTGTACAACAACTGTAATTACAGAATGGTTTAATAGTACAACAAATATTACATTTgcaaatcaaaatttaataatgaaccCATCATCAttgaaatataatataaacatTACAACATATCCatttgaaaatcaattaaatacattacaattaattattcAAGCAAAAgcaatttcaaatgaaattgattataATTCATGCTCATCTAAAGATTTTGGTGAAACTgttaatgataattcaaattatgtACAATTAAAAGTCAATGATAATAGTTTATATggtagatttattaaaagagcAATAGTTgatggtaatttaaattctattaataatattattctAAATGGTCaaagtgatgatgatgatagtaCTACATACTATTCATCAGAATCTCTAATTGCAATATCAATAccatattataaaaatttaattcaattagaCCCTGATTTTGGTATTCTTTTAGATAGTGATTCAGcaaattcaatttgtaaagaaaatagtgaaaataaattatcaactgGTGCCATCATTGGAATTGTTTTAGGATGTGTTGGTTGTGcaattttaattacaatttccattttcttggcaaaaaaatataaatatcaccttagaaatattaaacctttaaaattaaaaaaaatgaaaaattag
- a CDS encoding ARK family protein kinase yields the protein MNKSSSASTVPPHSTPHTAHSTSSSSLPPLSSTHHTNTSSTSNNNNNSNNNHNHNHHHTTAATTTTSTTGTGTTAATTSTSTSSTIPINTAGIHTSNSNLATATNTPSSSPQVSTSVERRFWMNDRGSRRSSTSLTQQPLTMNRSSNKLHAAVSARDLTRLKQRLSQPRKAKIELAEYDSMDQTPLCAALRNGSHDIVREILFFYQSNKMDINDQDKSGYTPLHVAASHCDDQILMLLLNYEGINVNITNEDKNSALHYFCQKFRSPNCQEPFSIFLKKGVNVNAQNKNGETPLHKSIFNNTVRLLMVNMLLDAGAEVNVLNSRGESPLHFAVRLGREDLVSVLVKAGADITIKGNEKKTCYELSLTIGNQRVINFLKNVQDIFNWLKSIDLEQYWLNFVKEEIFMDLLLDIDERTLDSLGITYSGHRLKIIRNCRILRDQQLLSTANSNVTTGSGSSGSTTTTTTTTTTTSGCGGLNVPENKKVTQLSIESLKSNPPNSMDSTGSISSDDLKESLTNLEHWVIDHSELEYTLKLGSGSSGKVYKGLYKGKEVAVKVLKSITTQSQLEEFKKEFQIMGSIRSQFMVTFYGACIEPKLCMVMEYCSRDSLYHVMNTKKYDIGWDRFFQFTMQMTLGVQCLHNWTPQIVHRDFKSLNLLVNEDWECKVSDFGLSRFNTADNLETLSKIRGTFAYCSPEVAVGNGSLYTTKSDIYSIGIVFWELVTRVINGEYSRPYSEYSHIKMDFQIMLNSKEGLRPTLPQNTPPGLEALYKQCVNQEQTLRPSCEEIIETLNRLRHEYMSSKTTWDSLIRKLPSLSPPPQPTTTTTTTTSSSTSTNNINNNINNNNNT from the exons ATGAATAAAAGCTCATCAGCATCAACAGTTCCACCTCATTCAACCCCTCATACAGCACATTCAACATCCTCTTCATCTCTACCTCCATTATCATCTACACATCACACAAATACATCATCTACGtcgaataataataataatagtaataataaccacaaccacaaccatcaTCACACTACAGCagctacaacaacaacatcaacaacaggTACAGGTActacagcagcaacaacatcaacatcaacatcatcaacaatacCAATAAATACAGCAGGAATTCATACgagtaatagtaatttagCGACAGCAACAAatacaccatcatcatcaccacaaGTTTCAACATCAGTAGAAAGAAGATTTTGGATGAACGACAGAGGCTCAAGAAGATCATCAACCTCATTAACACAACAACCATTAACTATGAATAGATCATCAAATAAACTACATGCTGCCGTCTCAGCTAGAGATTTAACAAGACTAAAACAAAGATTATCACAACCACGTAAAGCAAAGATCGAATTGGCAGAATATGATTCAATGGATCAAACTCCTCTTTGTGCTGCTTTAAGAAATGGTTCACATGATATAGTTagagaaattttatttttctatcaATCAAATaa aatGGATATTAATGATCAAGATAAAAGTGGTTATACACCATTACATGTTGCAGCATCTCATTGTGATGATCAAATtctaatgttattattaaattatgaaGGCATCAATGTAAATATAACAAATGAAGATAAAAATTCTGCACTTCATTACTTTTGTCAAAAGTTTAGATCACCAAATTGTCAAGaaccattttcaatatttttaaagaaaggTGTAAATGTAAATGcacaaaacaaaaatggtGAAACCCCATTacataaatcaatttttaataatactgTTCGTTTACTTATGGTAAACATGTTATTAGAT gcAGGAGCAGAAGTAAATGTATTAAATTCAAGAGGTGAAAGTCCACTTCATTTTGCAGTTCGTCTTGGTAGAGAAGATTTAGTATCAGTTTTAGTTAAAGCAGGAGCAGATATTACAATTAAAGgaaatgaaaagaaaacaTGTTATGAGTTATCTTTAACGATTGGGAATCAAAGagttataaattttttaaagaatgttcaagatattttcaattggttgAAATCAATAGATTTGGAACAATATTGGTTAAATTTTGTAAAGGAAGAGATATTTATGGACTTACTATTGGATATTGATGAAAGAACATTGGATTCATTAGGTATCACCTATAGTGGTCAtcgtttaaaaataattagaaaTTGTAGAATATTAAGAGATCAACAACTATTGAGTACTGCCAATAGTAATGTTACCAcaggtagtggtagtagtggttcaacaacaacaaccaccaccactaccaccaccacctctgGTTGTGGTGGATTAAATGTACCAGAGAATAAAAAGGTAACACAATTATCAATcgaatcattaaaatcaaatccaCCAAATAGTATGGATTCAACTGGTAGTATTAGTTCAGATGATTTGAAAGAGTCATTGACAAATCTTGAACATTGGGTTATTGATCACTCAGAGTTGGAGTATACATTAAAATTGGGTAGTGGTAGTTCAGGTAAGGTTTATAAAGGTTTATATAAGGGTAAGGAAGTGGCAGTCAAAGTATTGAAATCAATCACCACTCAATCACAATTGGAGGAATTTAAAAAGGAATTTCAAATTATGGGTTCAATTCGTTCTCAATTTATGGTAACATTTTATGGTGCATGCATTGAACCAAAACTTTGTATGGTCATGGAGTATTGTAGTCGTGACTCATTGTATCATGTAATGAACACCAAAAAGTATGACATTGGTTGGGACAGATTCTTTCAATTCACCATGCAAATGACATTGGGTGTACAGTGTCTTCACAATTGGACACCTCAAATTGTACACAGAGACTTTAAGAGTTTAAATCTTTTGGTCAATGAAGATTGGGAATGCAAAGTTTCAGATTTTGGTCTTAGTCGTTTTAATACCGCCGATAATTTAGAAACACTCAGTAAGATTCGTGGTACCTTTGCCTATTGTTCACCTGAAGTCGCCGTAGGTAATGGTAGTCTCTACACTACCAAATCTGATATCTACAGTATTGGTATCGTCTTTTGGGAATTAGTAACTCGTGTTATCAATGGTGAATACTCTCGTCCCTACAGTGAATATTCTCACATCAAAATGGACTTTCAAATCATGTTAAACTCAAAGGAAGGTTTAAGACCAACCTTACCTCAAAATACTCCACCTGGTCTTGAAGCACTCTACAAACAATGTGTAAACCAAGAACAAACCTTAAGACCAAGTTGCGAAGAAATCATTGAAACTTTAAATCGATTGAGACATGAATATATGTCTTCAAAAACTACTTGGGATTCTTTAATTAGAAAACTACCATctttatcaccaccacctcaaccaactactacaacaacaactactacttcTTCTTCCacttcaacaaataatataaataataacataaataataacaataatacttAA
- the rpl5 gene encoding 60S ribosomal protein L5 translates to MGFVKVVKTKAYYSRYQVQFRRRREGKTDYQQRHRLITQDKNKYNSPKYRLVARITNTDVIAQVVYSKIVGDFVLCAAYAHELPRFGVKVGLTNYASCYATGLLLARRLLAKLKLADLYKGAEKVDGKVFLVKPVDDKPRPFKANLDVGLARTSTGAKVFAVLKGAVDGGIYVPHGETRFAGYNAESKKLNAETLRGYIFGKHVASYMTLLQTEDEDAYKKIFSQYIKNGVAPKDIETIYANAHKAIRANPAPAAKSTKSYKDIKSKNLSKRTLKQKKARVASIKASYKARL, encoded by the exons ATG ggttTCGTCAAAGTCGTTAAAACTAAAGCTTACTACAGCAGATATCAAGTCCAATTCCGTAGAAGACGTGAAGGTAAAACTGATTATCAACAAAGACACAGATTAATCACTCAAGATAAGAACAAGTACAACTCACCAAAATACAGACTTGTTGCTCGTATCACCAACACTGATGTTATTGCTCAAGTTGTCTACTCTAAGATTGTCGGTGATTTCGTCTTATGTGCAGCTTACGCTCACGAATTACCAAGATTCGGTGTCAAAGTTGGTCTCACCAACTATGCTTCATGTTATGCTACCGGTCTCTTATTAGCTCGTAGATTATTAgccaaattaaaattagccGATCTCTACAAAGGTGCTGAAAAAGTTGACGGTAAAGTTTTCCTCGTCAAACCAGTCGACGACAAACCAAGACCATTCAAAGCTAATCTCGATGTTGGTCTCGCTCGTACCTCAACTGGTGCTAAAGTCTTTGCTGTCCTCAAAGGTGCTGTCGACGGTGGTATCTACGTCCCACACGGTGAAACCCGTTTCGCTGGTTACAACGCTGAAAGCAAGAAATTAAACGCTGAAACTCTCCGTGGTTACATCTTTGGTAAACACGTTGCCTCTTACATGACCTTATTACAAACTGAAGACGAAGATGCCTACAAAAAGATCTTCTCTCAATACATCAAAAACGGTGTTGCTCCAAAAGATATCGAAACCATCTATGCCAACGCTCACAAAGCCATCAGAGCCAACCCAGCCCCAGCTGCCAAATCAACCAAATCATACAAAGATATCAAATCCAAGAACCTCAGCAAGAGAACCCTCAAACAAAAGAAAGCTCGTGTTGCTTCCATCAAAGCTTCATACAAAGCTCGTCTTTAA
- a CDS encoding membrane bound O-acyl transferase family protein: MIDSYLEATGFPVDQVKTVICLLLSYPFAAILKKLPNANLKHIMNICLGVFYCTWSLGEWSWLHSFISSLISYGLLMVIPNRYKPQLIVFAFCLGYLSISHIYRIYTDYMGWTLDFTGPQMILTLKLTSFAWNLHDGSKADNELSDDQKRRSIKKLPTLLEFFGFVYFFPTFLAGPTLEITDYLNYTSGKMFQVGQLNGKAPSSLLPALKTLGLGLLMFPFVVLSGQYPVVYLSTNEFRYEPLLYKLIKLHIFVVLSRFRYYFGWYMSEGSAVLSGIGFNGFEKDGVTMKWDRITNVYPLSVELASNVRDVSNNWNIGTSDWLKRYVYLRLTPAGAKPTFFATLATYTISAFWHGFYPGYYIFFVACTLLTEVAKDMRRKIRPYFVKQNGDVAIQTPLKTVYDIVGSICCVWWLSFFGASFIFLNIERSIHLWNTFSYIPIIILFVTFILLRFVLPTPRSTPRPTKKTN, from the exons atgatagATTCTTATTTAGAAGCTACAGGATTTCCTGTGGATCAAGTTAAAACagtaatttgtttattattgtCATACCCATTTGCAGcaatattaaagaaattaccaAATGCTAATCTCAAACATATAATGAACATTTGTTTAGGTGTTTTCTATTGTACATGGTCATTAGGAGAATGGAGTTGGTTACATTCATTCATCAGTTCATTAATTTCCTATGGATTATTAATGGTTATTCCAAATCGTTACAAACCCCAATTGATCGTATTTGCATTTTGTTTAGGTTATTTATCAATCTCACACATCTATCGTATCTACACAGATTACATGGGTTGGACATTAGATTTCACCGGTCCACAAATGATCCTCACATTAAAGTTGACAAGTTTTGCTTGGAACTTACATGACGGTTCAAAAGCAGATAATGAATTATCCGATGATCAAAAAAGAAGATCAATCAAGAAATTACCAACCCTCTTGGAATTCTTTGGTTTCGTCTATTTTTTCCCAACCTTTTTAGCTGGTCCAACCTTGGAAATCACCGATTATCTCAATTATACCTCTGGTAAAATGTTCCAAGTTGGACAATTAAATGGCAAAGCTCCATCATCCCTCTTACCTGCTCTCAAAACTTTAGGTCTTGGTCTCTTAATGTTCCCATTCGTAGTTTTATCAGGTCAATATCCAGTTGTCTATTTATCAACTAATGAATTTAGATATGAACCACTTTTATATaa gttaattAAACTTCATATTTTTGTAGTATTATCAAGATTTAGATATTATTTCGGATGGTATATGTCAGAAGGTAGTGCAGTATTATCAGGTATTGGATTTAATGGATTTGAAAAGGATGGTGTAACAATGAAATGGGATCGTATTACCAATGTTTATCCATTAAGTGTTGAGTTGGCAAGTAATGTAAGAGACGTTTCAAACAATTGGAATATTGGTACTAGCGATTGGTTAAAGAGATACGTTTACCTTCGTTTAACACCAGCAGGTGCCAAACCAACCTTTTTCGCAACACTTGCAACCTATACCATCTCTGCATTCTGGCATGGTTTCTATCCAGGTTATTACATTTTCTTTGTCGCCTGTACATTACTCACAGAGGTTGCCAAAGATATGCGTCGTAAGATTCGTCCATATTTCGTCAAACAAAATGGTGACGTTGCAATCCAAACTCCATTGAAAACAGTTTACGATATCGTTGGTTCAATTTGTTGTGTTTGGTGGTTATCCTTCTTTGGTGCTTCTTTcatctttttaaatattgaacgTTCAATTCATCTTTGGAATACTTTTTCTTATATTCCAATCATCATCTTATTcgttacttttattttattaagatTTGTTCTTCCAACTCCAAGATCAACTCCAAgaccaacaaaaaaaactaattaa
- the srpRB gene encoding signal recognition particle receptor beta subunit, whose protein sequence is MKDSAILNQLKVVLPPHIMEIIYFRYNQIDTYLKPYNLPIKTDVLLLALFTLIFIIIISKLFGSSGNKTRSVGGRTSNDKKVKRGVNIAILGLSNAGKTALLLNLTNVDKKISTHTSITTNNGVYITENKKKLPIIDVPGNGKAKASLPKILSNSACIIYVIDGTTFIDNSTQEAQYLYDILTNESVYQKKIPVLVFNNKMDLDSTIDTEQVKNILERELDDLRRTRGATPIVLGQEEDKKDIYLGIEGTPFQFDHLPNDVQFSNGSASPSNGELKEIDDIKNFIQTTTL, encoded by the exons atgaaagatagcgcaatattaaatcaattaaaagttgTTTTACCACCACAtataatggaaataatatACTTTAGATATAATCAAATTGATACATATTTAAAACCAtataatttaccaattaaaacAGATGTTTTACTATTGGCTTTATTTacattaatttttatcattataatttcaaagt TATTTGGAAGTAGTGGTAATAAAACTAGAAGTGTTGGAGGTAGAACaagtaatgataaaaaagttAAGAGAGGAGTTAATATAGCTATATTAGGACTTTCAAATGCAGGTAAAACAGcattacttttaaatttaacaaatgTTGATAAGAAAATTTCAACACACACAAGTATAACAACAAACAATGGTGTATATATCactgaaaataaaaagaaattaccaATTATCGATGTACCAGGTAATGGAAAGGCAAAAGCATCATTACCAAAAATTCTTTCAAATTCTGCTTGTATTATTTATGTAATTGATGGTACAACTTTTATTGATAACTCAACCCAGGAAGCTCA gtATTTATATGATATTTTAACAAATGAATCAGTTTATCAAAAGAAGATACCAGTTTtagtatttaataataaaatggatTTAGATTCAACAATTGATACAGAACaagttaaaaatattttagagAGAGAATTGGATGATTTAAGAAGAACTCGTGGTGCAACACCAATAGTTTTAGGTCAAGAGGAggataaaaaagatatttatttggGTATTGAAGGTACACCATTCCAATTTGATCACCTCCCAAATGACGTTCAATTCTCTAATGGTTCCGCTTCACCTTCAAATGGTGAATTAAAAGAGattgatgatattaaaaatttcattcaAACTACAACTCTTTAA